From the genome of Sinanaerobacter sp. ZZT-01:
ACGAGCCAGATAACAGCATTGATTTTGAAGATGTTTCATTTTTTTTAACGAAAGAGGATAAGGTGATCTATTCGTTTCCTTACTACTGTGAAGAGAACAGCACGGAGGATTATGTGGGTCTTTTTGATAGTGTGGCAGCTGTAGATTTTTATGACGTGAACAACGATAATATAAAAGATGTAATTGTCATAATTAATTATGTAACAGGAGCTGGACCACAAGGTATGACCCCACGCCCCAGAGCTAGAATATTTTTGGCAGACAATAAAAAGTTTACTTTGGCAACAGACTTGATCGACGATATCACAAACAATATTGAGGAAAAGGATCTCACAATTGACTCAATATGTGAATATTTAAAAAACAAATAGCGTTATGATAAGTACTAGAAATAAAAGCAATCAGCTTTTTATTCAGCTGTTTGTTTTGGGAAAAGAAATGGAAACGTAAAGTAACTGAATAGGAGTCTACATATGAAGAAAAAAATGTTCGTTTCACAGAAGATTAAAAGGACTGAGACTGCTTCGTCAATATTTTTTTTGAATCCCCAGCTGTCTGTTGGAACTTCAATCACTATGAAGGAGAAGAAAGCAAATTTTCAGGAATTGCTTGAACGCTCAAAAAGCAATGATTTACAAGCGTACCACGAGTTGGCGCTTTGTTACTATATGGGTGACGGAACAAAGCAGAATTTTGAACAGGCGGTCTATTGGTTTACTCTTGCCGCAGAACAGGGGCATGTTACAGCACAATATTATTTAGGGACCTGCTATGAAAACGGCTTCGGTGTGGAGCTAGATAATGAAAAGGCGGTGCTGTGGTATTGGGAAGCAGCACAGCAAGGCCATCCGCTGGCACAGTGTAACCTTGGCTGGTTCTTCGAGCTAGGAATAGGTACAGAACGAAGCCTGGAGAATGCGTTGGAACTGTATCGTCAGTCTGCCGAACAAGGCTATGCGCCGGCACAGTGCAATCTAGGATACCTGTATTATTGCGGTGTCGGTGTAGATGCGGATAATGAGAAAGCTGTTTTCTGGTTTTCCAAGGCGGCGGAGCAGAGTTATGCCCGTGCACAGTGTCTCTTGGGAGAATGCTGGCTGAATGGTCATGGCGTTGAAAAAGAGCCTGCAAAGGCGGTTGGTTATTTTCGCATGGCAGCAGAGCAAGGTAATTCACAGGCACAGTTCGACTTGGGCTGGTGCCTTGAGTGGGGGGTAGGTACAGAACGAAGCCCGGAAAATGCGTTGGAACTGTACCGTCAGTCCGCCAAACAAGGCTATGCGCCGGCACAGTGCAATCTAGGATACCTGCATTATTGCGGTGTTGGTGTGGAGGAGAACAATGAGAAAGCCGTTTTCTGGTTTTCCAAGGCGGCGGAGCAGAGCCATGCCCGCGCACAGTGGCTTTTGGGAGAATGTTGGCTGAATGGTTACGGCGTTGAAAAAGATTCTGCAAAGGCGGTAGATTATTTCCGAAAAGCGGCAGATCAGGGTTATGCACCGGCACAGTCTAACCTGGGCTGGTGTTTAGAACGGGGCGAAGGTGTTACGCAGGATCTGGAAAAAGCACTTGAGTTATATCGGATGGCCGCAGAACAGGAGCATGTTTTCGCACAGTGCAATGTTGGATTTTTCTATTATCGCGGAATTGCCGTAGAGGAAGATAACGAAGAAGCGGTCAAATGGTTTTCGCTGGCAGCGAAACGAGGGTATCCACGTGCGCAATTTTTTTTGGGGGAGTGTTTCGAGTATGGCTATGGCGTAGAGCAGAACGAGGAAAAAGCACTGGAGCTGTACCGTCAGTCCGCCGAACAAAAGTATGCTCCGGCACAGAATAAGGTTGGTGCATTCTATTTCCACGGAATCGTGGTAGAGCAAGACTATCTGGAGGCTATCGAATGGTTTGAACGCGCAGCAGAGCAGGGAATTATCAGCGCAAGGCATAATCTTGGAAAATGCTATGAATTCGGTTACGGTGTGGAGCAAGATTATACGCAGGCAGCAA
Proteins encoded in this window:
- a CDS encoding sel1 repeat family protein — encoded protein: MKKKMFVSQKIKRTETASSIFFLNPQLSVGTSITMKEKKANFQELLERSKSNDLQAYHELALCYYMGDGTKQNFEQAVYWFTLAAEQGHVTAQYYLGTCYENGFGVELDNEKAVLWYWEAAQQGHPLAQCNLGWFFELGIGTERSLENALELYRQSAEQGYAPAQCNLGYLYYCGVGVDADNEKAVFWFSKAAEQSYARAQCLLGECWLNGHGVEKEPAKAVGYFRMAAEQGNSQAQFDLGWCLEWGVGTERSPENALELYRQSAKQGYAPAQCNLGYLHYCGVGVEENNEKAVFWFSKAAEQSHARAQWLLGECWLNGYGVEKDSAKAVDYFRKAADQGYAPAQSNLGWCLERGEGVTQDLEKALELYRMAAEQEHVFAQCNVGFFYYRGIAVEEDNEEAVKWFSLAAKRGYPRAQFFLGECFEYGYGVEQNEEKALELYRQSAEQKYAPAQNKVGAFYFHGIVVEQDYLEAIEWFERAAEQGIISARHNLGKCYEFGYGVEQDYTQAAKHYHISAEQGYAPSQVDLGIFYENGWGVEKNLETAFHFHRMAAEQGFAIGQCNVGCCYESGTGIEINYAEALRWYHLAAEQGHARAQYRLGICYEDAIGVEQDFQQAFEWYHLAAEQSDAYSQRNIGRFYEEGIGVNQDYEEAAKWFFLAAEQGDDESQCTLGNFFKYGRGVRQDYLEAIHWYQQAVDQGCARAQNCLGIMYEKGLGTDRNYQEAAQMYRLAAENENMNAMYNLALLYDYGRGMPQDQVEAVRLYRIAAEQGQPNALANLGYAYDHAEGGLERDAQEAFRLYQLAAEKGNAVAQCNLGKMYRDGVVVAQDKQEAVRLYRLSLEQGNLTALNNLGNCYEKGDGVEQDFAQARELYQQAFERGYAFAASNIGALYEKGIGVEKDLDEAIHWYRLGAQKGNESCKKELARLSALEGSV